In Polypterus senegalus isolate Bchr_013 chromosome 12, ASM1683550v1, whole genome shotgun sequence, the following are encoded in one genomic region:
- the LOC120540531 gene encoding uncharacterized protein LOC120540531 — translation MKEYLGTFDKVMTVLDNQSGEIRTNEGAVSHISDDQSNRLFRYLTGVVYDYDCCQKYIDRAWRGASFICSVNMEAPRQVQQQLPARGRGGRRRGRGGVRMRGGIGGRGRGARRHHDVPDEIRATLIDHVINHRLTMAEAGRQVQPNVPRSTVSSIIQTFRRENRIGRQPQVGGRRKLLNEQQEQEICNMVIANNAITLRQIRNAILLDNVMFQNINSISISTIDRVLKKHQMTMKQIYRVPFERNSDRVKGLRYQYVHVSQLLVVYHCNTITVRHGYHCFCFALSFSPSESSFV, via the exons atgaaagaatatcttggaacatttgataaagttATGACAGTACTTGACaatcaatcaggtgaaattagaactaacGAAGGagcagtttcccacatctcagatgaccaatcaAACAGGTTGTTCAGATACCTGACAGGTGTTGTCTATGATTATGACTGCTGCCAAAAGTATATAGACAGAGCTTGGCGCGGGGCcagtttcatttgcagtgtgAACATGGAAGCACCTCGCCAAGTACAACAGCAACTTCCTGctcgaggaagaggaggaagaagaagaggaagaggaggagtgagAATGCGTGgaggaatagggggaagaggccgaggagcacggaGGCACCATGATGTCCCAGATGAAATCCGGGCCACCCTTATTGACCACGTCATAAACCATCGCCTCACAATGGCAGAGGCAGGTCGCcaagtgcagcctaatgtgcctcggtcgacagtctcctccatcatccaaacctttcgcagggaaaacag gattggacgacagcctcaagtgggtggcagaagaaaacttctaaatgaacaacaagaacaagaaatatgcAACATGGTCATTGCAAATAATGCCATCACACTGAGACAGATTCGTAATGCAATCCTGCTAGACAAtgtaatgttccaaaatataaactctatcagcatctccacaatagaccgggtattgaagaaacatcagatgaccatgaaacagatttacagggtaccatttgagagaaactctgacagagtgaaagggctgcggtaccagtatgtgcatgtaagtcaacTACTGGTTGTCTATCATTGTAACACTATTACAGTAAGACATGGTtaccactgtttttgttttgcgtTATCCTTTTCACCTTCAGAATCCAGCTTTGTGTGA